The genome window AGTCGCAATTCGGATTTTTTCTATAAAAGCAAGCGCgcatgttgcagttgcaacaaatattagatttttttaGTTTCGCGAGCAACCGAGAAGTGGCCAAATATGTTATGAAAACCAACTGTAAACGTATTATCGACAACCTTAGGGCAACTACGTAGTGtttaagcaaaagaaaaatgaaagttATAAGCAGtgctaaaaatattcaaagagCAACAACGACGCCGTGAACTGTTCGAGTGActtcgtgtatgtgtgtggtgtgatattaaagaatatttcgcaaatgtgtgcgtgtgtgttgcctTAATTCAATTGGCGAAAACTCAATAATTGCACACAGAAGCCGCAGCAAAGGTCGTTGTCGTCATTCCCCCCTCCGGCTGCCCTTTGACGTCAGCAGCTGCGTCACAGTCAGCTGGCTAAACGATGTCCCATTGAGCCAAAACCATAAAACGAAGGCGAAAGCATCATCATGGATAGCTCCATGTACTACAAAGCTTTAGGCGACCGAGCAGCTGATAGTAATGtcattacaacaacaactacagaggCTGCTTTGGTTAGCAATACGGCAACGCCACGCGCCGAGGATGGCGTCTCCATGGACAATTTCTACCCGGCGTTGGTGCAGTGCTTTGGCATTATCATATGTGGGTAGGTAGTGTGAGTGCGTGCAAGAGGGATGGGGATAAGTGTGTGCGCCCACGCGTGCACCTTGAACTTTTTGGCAAAAATATCTATGTGTGGGTGGGTGTATTTCAtctatttgttattatttgcgTCTCGCTCATTATCAGGTTTTTGTGCTCTACTAGATTActctgttgttattgtttggtttgtttgaTTGTTGATTGTTTATTGGTCACGCGCTCGTTCAATGACCGgtttgatttcatttgttgttgttgctgtgcgtCTCTCATTTCCTTGATTTTTAGCAAAAGTGCAAAAGAGAAACCAAAGCACGCACACTCAACTGaattgtgtttaattaattaattcttcTCGTTGGGggtttcaattgtttttgccGCGCATTTTCCCCATGActcagacacagacacagtcGGATATCCCCCTCCAAAGTTGgaaagttgctgctgcattttgatattaattaaatcaaaagcTGTGGAGATGAATTAAATGTTGGTCATAAATCGTTGCTCATTTTGCAGTGCACAAAACCGTGAAGCGTGAAAATTGCTGTCAAACCGacagttaaaaaaaatgatagtAGTAGCAAAAAATATTGCGGCACGGCAACCAAAATGACAAATgatattatgcaaaataaaacacaacaattacaatgcaaaatcaacaacaacaacaaaatactagTTACATTTTAAAGGCTCCCCGCTTAGAAAATTAGTATTTGCGTTTAGTTTGTAATTGCTGCAATAAGCGAAAGTAAAAACGTTTAGAGAGTGAGATATatgcagtaacaacaacaacaacaattacaaatgACCTTGTAATGAGGTGGCCAGTAAACAAAATCGATCAACTTCGATTGTTGCATTATGTCGAACGATTGTATAATCGACAATCGACTTCCAATGCAATTACGTATGCATGCATCAGTGTGCGTGAGTATTTACATAGGTACAGTGGAACCACGCTTATAATGACGCACAtgtattgtttaatttattcttcAAGTTGTATACTTGAGATAACAggaaccaaaataaaatagagtACTGATAATAATATGTGACTTGCATTAAGCACGCGTTGTTTCCGATTTAAAAGACAAGAAGAGTGTTTAAATATTAGACAATCTTATCTAGGGGCTTTCTAAATATGCTTACTTCATGAAAGTGTCCAAATCTTTTTCTTTCAGTCTAGACAAGTTTtttattgaatgaaaattagaaagctaaatatagattttcaataaatattccaaGACTATAATTTATAAGCTTAGCTTAAAAAATtcactaattttattttgtttttatttatttggtaaagttaataaacttattttattaccattttaatattataatccgattctttatataaaaaaaaattgtttttttttaatgtgcttCATATTTTAGTTGATTTCCTTTCTTGAGGTCCCACTGTACCTCTATATAAATACATGTTTCTGTGGCATTTTACTATTGATTTATTCATGtctgttttttattgtgtttataGAATAAATGCATGCTCAGCTGTTTTAAATGCTGATAGATGCACGCGACTACcgtataaataatttttatttgttgctgcaatCAATAAAACAACTTCCATACACATGTTATTACATATTACATTGTTctcttctgtttttgtttggtttttttatatCATTGCGCGATCGGAACGttaaaagcaatatttgattttctaaAATGATTATAATGGAATTATAAATGTTACTACACATTGGAAATACACTAGCAAAAAGTGGGCAACGACAACTTGTCACGATACGTTAACTGACCTATGCAATTTATgcacatactatatagtatgAAAATATAGGGGTAAATGTATTATTCATCTGGGTTTAATAGTTGTAGATAGATTCCATTGGTTGCTGGCGTTTGTAGCTGAAAGTTCTAGTTTTTACTTTGACAAAGATTCTTCTGtatatcgaatatttgcatatgTTAAAATTGGAAGGAAGATTCATccataaaagaaagaaatggaTACATACTTTTTGTTGATCCATTCTTAGATATCTCAAAGATTAGCATATGCTGAAAATGGGAGAAAGAACTatgcaataaatgaaataaaattgactttgaaatataaattcacaatgtatattataaatagttatcttttctttttgtatatcTTTTctaagtatattaaaatagaagTAGACTTTACAATGAATGTAAGCTTCATTCcatcacaaaaataaatgaaatttgaaatatataatacttttttaGTGATTGAAAATtcagttcaataaaaagaaaaatagaatTGGCATTTTTATACTTGATTTTGTGGCTGatctatttttttggtatcCCAATGAATTGCGTATATTAAAAAAGGAAGtacaattgaaatggaaatttcaATATCAATGTTCTacaatgaatgaattttaaaaaggTTTGAAGGTGTGAGTAACCACCTTCTACACTATTATGCATTACACATTGAATGAAATTCTTTGAATAGTAAAGTATAGTAGTAATATGCGTAAAACAAAGTTCTAATTTGTCATACTAATAAAATTACGTATTACACTTGATTGTTTCGCCTTCAAAGTGCCAGACCTTGTTTGGCCGAAAATAAACAAGCGTCAGCAATCTGCACAGctgttttctatatattttttggtgaCTGACGGGagataatacaaatatttatagtataaatacgcaaatgagtgtgtgtggcataatCAAGAGTACACTGCAGCTATTACTCAGTCTCAGTCCAAGTTTCAATCCGACAAACAATCAACGTTTGCGGTTAAGCACGTGACCAGCTTTTAGTTGGGATCACATGCAGAGAGTCTGCTGACCATATAGCGCATATATATGCATTACTCTggaaatcaaattgaaaaagacaacaacaacaagccatGTGACACAATCTTAATAAGTAAATTCCATTAAGCAAAACCTTTTTTGCATATTGGGAATGCGACTGTCGAGTATGCATATTGTTGTTGAAATTACGTGGGAATTAGAATCTAGAATAATATGTAGATCGAAGAGCTGAGCTTAAATTTTCCACAGTTAAAGAGCATTTTAGAGTCGGTGTCGTACTCATTCAAGCTTCACGCTTGTTGGTTTTAATATAGATGGAAAGTTTTCTTATCAACACttattattatgatgtggcAAACTGACAACACTCTAACAATAACTAAATACAATCGTGTGGCAGCTAGATAATGATGATCCAATTAGAGCAGAAGTCCCCTTAATTTGATGCagaacaaaaaaccaaaagttATTTAATGATTTGATGAGTCTGATTTTGTTGAACGTGGTTTGTCATTAAGTAAAGTAGATTTATCTCCGTATTCAACAAGAAGCTAACGACTTGAAAGTGCGATAAATCTCACAAAATACGCAgcgtaaataaaataatatcgTCATCAggttgttgtctttttttttagttttttgggATGGGGAAGTACTCCAGTTTCTCATGAGCTGGAGCAACCAGCTCGAGACTGACAagttgcatatttatttatatttttttgggcGGAACCAACACAAAAGCGgcattaacaaatttttattggCCAATATTTAGCTGAATGCAATGCAAAACTGGTTTCAtcttatttattgcatttgtcACCAACTCACTCACgtgacattgttgttgttgttgttgctgttgcatgttgGCGCTGCGTGTCTCACATGTTTTCTCCCAGACAGTTCCGCAGTATTTGCATTAAGAACgaacaacattttttgtattgttaaaAGGGGGTGTGACATGCCTTGGCAATTAGTACAGTGAATGCTCTAAAAAGTGAACAAACGATTACCGATCAACTCTCTCTTAAGTTTgacaactttatttatttttaattaggGAGCAGATAAGAAAATGTGTCAAATGACTTAACACTTTTAAAATGacagtttaattttaaattgtctaGATTGTTGcttgaaataataatgttaagtATAGCCTATAGTGTTAACAATTTGATTGATCTTTTGAAAGTTGTtgagaataaattaaattctacaAATTCCATCGATGACAAAGTCAAATTCAAGATTAAACTGGTTAACTTTAAAGAGTCGAAGAAAGTATTGATAACTAAAATAGCCTGAATTCCTTAGTCGCTTTTTCTTTATCATTgcaataaggaattgtattcgttagtacaataaaaatattaataattgagaactaaacataaatataacgCGCGTGTTAAATGTTAAGTTTACGGGAGAgtgaattttcatttttcacgATAAGAGCACTCTTAAGTTATTTTTGTCGATGTTAATTACTTTGTCGATTATacttacatttattatttagttgaaCAAAACAATGTGGGCCGAtaaactaatttttattttttttttttctatcaaaatgtaaattttgcttttaaaggcagatatttttaaactatttcGTAATATAGTTTAGAaagaaattattcaattaggacttttttaataatggtaataatactttaataaattctttCCACATTTCTCATGGAAGGCAAACAGGTGGGCTTAACAGATGTCTTTTAAAGTGGGTTATACTCATGccttacaaatttatatatttatatagctCACATACAAATATTCCCTAATTCTGTTATGGGAAAAAATctgcttttcatattttcctAAGATTAATAAGGAATTTTTTTGCGTTAAAAGActgatattttaatattttgtaatagagtttaaaaataaatattctatatttttttagaaGTCACTGTAATGGggttaaattaataaaaatagttataaTGCATTCATAATAAAAGCCTTGATACATTTTATGTTTGAAGGACTCGTCAATACTTCTCAACTTCCTAACTCTAACTACTTAGGAtcaatattgtatattgattaatcactattgtttatttattcattaatactttaaaaaaatgataatgaataccaataaaatatcaaaCCTTTGCAGCCAGTGCTTTGAAATAAGtttgtgttaattttaatcatatttaaatttttaaaataaataaatattaattacaacatttttttcatcAACAGCTACATTGCCGGTCGCTTCAAGATCATCAGCAATGCGGAAACCAAAGGCTTGGCCACTTTCGTTGGCACTTTTGCGCTGCCTTCGCTGATCTTTCTCTCGCTGGTGGAACTCAACTGGAACGCTGTTAACTGGACCTTTTTTGCTAGCCATGATGATCTCTAAGGCATTTGTATTCTTTGCCGTGCTCGTCATCTGTCTGCTGGTGGCACGACCTTTAAACTATGGACGCGCTGGCTTGATGGCTATCTTTTGTACACAGAGTAACGACTTTGCCATAGGTTATCCCATAGGTAACTACTAAAGTTATTTCTTATGAATTTACAACTAAAAAGTCTCGTCTTGCTTTAGTTATGGCTTTATATAAGGATGTGCATCCGGAGTATGCCTCGTATTTGTATCTCATGGCGCCCATTTCGTTGGCTATACTGAATCCCATTGGTTTGGTGCTTTTGGAGATTAGCAAGATTATcaaaaacaaagaagaagTCACACGTAATCCGCCATTGTGTCCTGAAACCTGTCCCGCTGAGCAGTTGACCAAGCAACGTCGTTGCCTAGGCGAACGCACGATTCTCGTATTGAACACCATCAAATCGCTGTTCTTCAATCCCCTGCTGTTGATGACGCTTCTCGGCGTCGCCGGTGGTTTCCTGTTTCCCAAGGGGCTGCCTGAGATGGTGGCCAGCGTGTTGCGCGTCTTTGGACAGAGTTTCTCAGCCACCGCGCTGTTTCTGCTGGGCCTGAAGATTGTGGGCGGCGGCTCGGGCGCTCAACGCAAAAGTATGGGCACGGGTTTGCTGTTGCCCATGGTGCTTATCTTGGTCAAGATGTGAGTGACGTCTAGCAAAAGTTGAGAGCTCTTAAACATTGCCTTCTCTCTTTGTAGTTTGGTGCTGCCTTTGGTCTGTCGTCAGACTGTCAACATTATACAAGCTGGCGCCGACTTCAATGACACCACCGAGCTGAGCACCTACGCCTTTCTCTATGGCACTTTTCCGGCTGCTCCAGGCGCCTTTGTCATTGCCACACAATACAACATTGAGGTGGAGCTGGTGAGTGGTATTTAAATCTCAAGAATTGTTAACAACAAACTGAATGGAAATTTCTTTGTGACTTTTGTAGATTGCTCGCAGCATGGTTTTGTGCACTTTTATCTCGGCGCCGTTGATGTTTATCTCGGCCAAGATGATATCGTTGACAAATCTAAAGCCCTTGGACTACTTGCATGAGCTGGACGCCTTCTCCTTTGACATAAGCGTGGCAGGCGCCGCTGCCTGTGTCTGGATGCTGACGTTGTTGATTGCCACCAAACGCTTTAAGCGCATGCCACAACGCGTTACAGCTTGCTTGGTGCTATCGCAGGTAGAAATTGTTTTAATCCCCactttaaatatgttattaattgttggtttatttgttatttggcAGTTGATGTGCTGCATTGGCGTGATACTCTGGTCGAAGCTGGATCATGTGGCTCGTTGGCCTTTGTATCTACAATTCTTCCTATTCAACATTGGCACTTATAGCTCTCGTTTGTGGACTGCTTTATTGGCCATAACGCTGCTCTTTTTGCAATGTCGCAGCTTGTGTTTTGTGCTTAAGCTCTGGCCTTACATGGTAGTGTTTATTAGTTACAGATAAAGTGTATTCATTTGCTAATTAACTCTTTTAACTTTTAGCTTGTTTTCGCTTGGGGAGTTCCTGCTGTTATTTCCGGTCTGCTGATTGCTTTCGACGCCAAATCGATGCCCAGCGAGAAGCAAAATCCCAGCTTTCAATACGGAAATGCTCAGGCTGCGATTGCTGTCTTTATGCTTGTGATGTGCTTCATAGGTATGTGTATTAGCTTGTTAGTTATTATGAGCAATGTTGCATGATGACACATAGCAACCAATTGACGCGTTATGACAGCTTGCTATGCCGCTTGGCGTGGCAAACTTACAATGATGCACACTAAAGTTTTCAATCTGACCACATTGACGTCAAGTTACAAAGaatgtttgctgttgcttcaaATCTAATCAGTTGATTTTATATGCTTACAGTCACCGTGGGCTGCCTCGTGTTGCATCAGCGCTACAAGAAACGCTATGAGAAGTATCTGACATTTACGCGAGACTTATCCAATCCGGATGCGGGTATGCAGGCCTCTAGCTTCAGCTTTGTTGATTGCCACTCAAACTGGGTTTTTTTCAGCAGCATCCGATTTGCATTCAACTGTCTCCACAGCCAATTTGTTGGCCAATGCAGATCGTTCCTCGATACGTCAAAGCGTGCGCACCACATCCTATTCATCGTCCTCAGATGACGATGAAATGATACCCACTGCAAGCACTGTGACGGTGAATCGATCCAGCGGTTCAGGTGGCTGCGGCTCAGGCGGCGGCAACTGCTGCTCAGGCTCAACAGTCACCACACCCACCACAGCTTCCACTGTGGTTATGGATATTGAGGATCTATTAAATCGCAGTCGACAGCGTAGTTCGGTGAACCCCAAGGACCTGGACAAAATCGATGTGGCGCCCACAACTGAAGCGTATGTTGAGCAttgaattttgtaatattttaatgttgttaatTTGGTGTTTCTTGCTTTGCAGTCACATGTGCAGCAGCTCGTACAACTGCGGTCCGAGCACGTCGCGTCAGAGCTGCCAGAATATCATAGAACGCTATGAGGAGCAGACACGCAGCGGGCTCGAGCCGTTGGAGCATACGAGCGACTGCGATGAGCATCAAACATTGAAGCACACCATCCTATTGATCATACTGCTGTGCTCCATGTTTGTCGGCTTGGCCGTCTCCATTTGGACGCTGGTCATGGAGGGTATGTCGGGCATCTATCTCGAATTGAGTTTCCTCGATGCTTTCCTCAATTTCGGCCAAGGTTTGATTGTCTTGGCGGTGTTTATCAGCGACACAGGCGAGCTGTTGATGCCGCTCATCAAATTCTGGCGGAAAATATGGTAAGTTTTAGTCCTAAACTCTATGTAGATGATGTTATTAATCAACTTTTCATTCTAGGTATGGCGCTAATGTGGTTAGTCTGCCGCATTGGTCGAATTTGCGTCCCGAGACCAAACAAATTTGCGAACAATTTCGCAATCATCACTTGGAGAACTGCAAAAAGGACATTGCCAAAGACAGAAGGCGAGTATTATGTCAGCTTAGGACTGACATcacatatttttatgattgCTTGCAATCATTATTAATTGACATTCCATTAACCAATTTTGTATTGCTATTGCAATCACGCAGATGGCGCATACGAGTGTATCGCAAGGTCTTCTATGGCAGCGAGTTTGTCAGCTGGCTTATTGAGGTCGGTTTGTCCAAGGATCGCATGGAGGCTGTGCATTATGCGCGTCATTTGGTCGATGGTCGCGTCCTGCGGCACATAAATAATGTCTATCATTTCGAAGATAAGCAATTGCTTTACAACTTCTGCAGTCGCATCTAAGCGGCGACGACACTCGAGTGATGGGAAGGAGAATGATGCAACTACGCCAAAATATagtttcgtttatttttatttgaattaagaGGAAATCATGTAATTTGTGTGCTGTGATTGTACGCTAggaatgcacacacacacacgcacacacttgtACAGACAGCCATGCGTTataagtgtgtatgtgtgtgtgtgggcactAGAAAGGTCGTGTTTATCGTAAACGTGAAATTGTTTATTgcctatttatatacaaaaggAATACGAAGAAGAACTAGCTTTTCGCAAATGTTTATAAACTAAGTAGTTAAAGAATTTGAAGAAGCATACACTTTCGAGCTATAGTGCAATAATCTAGACTAGTCTAAAATATAACGAATTATAATTATACGCAAAAATACTGTGCATAAAACATGTGAATGCATAGCAAAACTATATTCTAtacagaaaacagaaacaatgatgatgacaaaaacgaaaaaccgCAAAAGCATGcttacaatatatattgtacacagataaaataaataactagatatatacatacatatacaaacataaatatatacctCAGTGCGCCGTGAGGCGTttacacaaacaaatttgagATGCATTTGTGTCGcacatatttcaatttcttcgATTTCAATTCAGTTTCAGAGGCTCAgctattttgcattttacactttaattttttcgctcacacacacacgcagtgAGACAATTTGTAGCTCgattatatagtatgtatgtatatattggcGTTTTGTTGTCTTTCTGTTTTGGTGTGCACGCGTTAAACAATTTGCGGCTGCGTGTTTGTAATTCCAATGGGCTTTAATTCCGGCCCGCTTTAATAGCTTCGCTGTTCTCATCGTTCTCTAttgataaatgaaatgtttattgtaaAGCGCGACTGTCAATCGTTTGAGCGCTTATCGTGCCATTAAAATGCCGCGGATGATGTCCAAtgttttgatatttaaaataaacttggtgcttattatattattattttggttgCGCGCGCCTTCTTTAGCAGACAAGAAGACAAACTCTGAAGTACAATAAAAATTCTTGTCTGTTTGTTATGCAAAATAGTCAAAAGACGCAAAGGCGTCGCGGCATGCGTTCtgtaaaatgcatttcatgCGTAAATGCCGCAGCTTCCTTTTGCAATTTCGCATgcacttcacacacacacacacactcagcacGTTGCAGCAGTGACGTGTGGAATAagcaataattttgaaaaactgGATGACAAGCGATTCATCATAGACTACTGCGTAATTCTTGGAATTCAAAAACGAGAACTGTATCGAGCATGAGCACGAGACTGGCGAGTGCCATCATAATTTTTATAGTGTCATAGCTCTTATCCATCGGATGTTGACAGTCTGCTCAATGGGGACTACCTCAAACACAACTTGAGTCTCGAGGTGCTATCAGCAGATAGATTTGTTTGACCATAAAACCATTACTATAAGCACTTGACATTCTTTAGCAAGTTGAGAAGGCTTGTTCTATTCCAGTGAATGCAGTCATCGATTGCAgcaattgaatgcaatttgtATTGCACTTTTGTTTGATCAAGTgtttcgaattttaaatgccaAACTCAAATTAGAAAATGgcttattaatttcaaaattgcttTACATTGGTAAAagttaaaaatgcatttaattcccatttaatttaatgctcgtacacatacataaattccTTTTCCGCAGAAATTCTTGGCATATAGAAATTGtcttattaatttcaaaaactgTTTTACATTGGAAAagttaaaaatgcatttaattccCATTTAGTTTAATgcacttacacatacatatattctcaTGCCGCACCCTctatttgatttgctttcaAATGCTTCCCTATAGTTGAGGTAGTTGAGAACGGATATTTACTTGACTTTCGCTTGACATTGCTGCTCTCCCCTGCTTGATGAGATTTCAATGGTAAATATTTGTCAGTCTGGCACTAGCGAATGACTAATAAAATCCTATGATACTCTTATTTAAAGTACTTTAATATAGTTTGATTGAATGACATTATTTTGAGAGCTGTCCTTAAAAATAGTAAACTTGTTGAAATACtgtaagtattttattaacaatttccAAGTTCGTCTAAACAATGAATTGCAGATgccacttaaatataatagctGAGTTATTGGCCTAACAAAAGTGGCAATTACACAAATCTATATAGTAAAAAGAACGTATGTAATACAGGAAATCCCACTCGATTCGCTTGTAAGTATTTCGTTTCAAGATCATAAAGATCGCTTCTTCCGTAAATGATTCACATACGTTACTACTAacatatattcaataaattgcaatgaaaTCACAATTTTGTACTATCTGCAATAAAATCTGTTCaattttttatactcgc of Drosophila nasuta strain 15112-1781.00 chromosome 3, ASM2355853v1, whole genome shotgun sequence contains these proteins:
- the LOC132790306 gene encoding LOW QUALITY PROTEIN: lysosomal cholesterol signaling protein (The sequence of the model RefSeq protein was modified relative to this genomic sequence to represent the inferred CDS: deleted 1 base in 1 codon), producing the protein MDSSMYYKALGDRAADSNVITTTTTEAALVSNTATPRAEDGVSMDNFYPALVQCFGIIICGYIAGRFKIISNAETKGLATFVGTFALPSLIFLSLVELNWNAVNWTFLLAMMISKAFVFFAVLVICLLVARPLNYGRAGLMAIFCTQSNDFAIGYPIVMALYKDVHPEYASYLYLMAPISLAILNPIGLVLLEISKIIKNKEEVTRNPPLCPETCPAEQLTKQRRCLGERTILVLNTIKSLFFNPLLLMTLLGVAGGFLFPKGLPEMVASVLRVFGQSFSATALFLLGLKIVGGGSGAQRKSMGTGLLLPMVLILVKILVLPLVCRQTVNIIQAGADFNDTTELSTYAFLYGTFPAAPGAFVIATQYNIEVELIARSMVLCTFISAPLMFISAKMISLTNLKPLDYLHELDAFSFDISVAGAAACVWMLTLLIATKRFKRMPQRVTACLVLSQLMCCIGVILWSKLDHVARWPLYLQFFLFNIGTYSSRLWTALLAITLLFLQCRSLCFVLKLWPYMLVFAWGVPAVISGLLIAFDAKSMPSEKQNPSFQYGNAQAAIAVFMLVMCFIVTVGCLVLHQRYKKRYEKYLTFTRDLSNPDAAASDLHSTVSTANLLANADRSSIRQSVRTTSYSSSSDDDEMIPTASTVTVNRSSGSGGCGSGGGNCCSGSTVTTPTTASTVVMDIEDLLNRSRQRSSVNPKDLDKIDVAPTTEAHMCSSSYNCGPSTSRQSCQNIIERYEEQTRSGLEPLEHTSDCDEHQTLKHTILLIILLCSMFVGLAVSIWTLVMEGMSGIYLELSFLDAFLNFGQGLIVLAVFISDTGELLMPLIKFWRKIWYGANVVSLPHWSNLRPETKQICEQFRNHHLENCKKDIAKDRRWRIRVYRKVFYGSEFVSWLIEVGLSKDRMEAVHYARHLVDGRVLRHINNVYHFEDKQLLYNFCSRI